One genomic window of Lepeophtheirus salmonis chromosome 5, UVic_Lsal_1.4, whole genome shotgun sequence includes the following:
- the LOC121118644 gene encoding uncharacterized protein — protein sequence MARNSMDSKNQYQSSVTIKLSNKVIFILGLISGKLFLESSPSSWVYAPVLNYLRGYELDNDKNCIIVRGKRRKDDYCRPISNCTSLCSGMTSIEEFDMLDSKTFLEYYAYTGRPVIVRDVARNWTAMKTFSFEFFRDLYIDLKSPILYGDDCQFFAWGSEFRNLYHALLMPKSRYNLVGNYTPWYFGWANCDEDAITQLRNLYQKPNFLPEFSRYGKKDWFFIGSPGYGAPLHLDNVGLPSWQAQISGMKKWFLKPPPECAKDCCTEYTAVQKPGDILFIDTNTWYHGTEVLDGEVSITVTNEYD from the exons ATGGCTCGGAACAGTATGGATTCAAAGAATCAATATCAAAGCAG TGTAAccattaaattatcaaataaagtcatttttatactTGGACTAATATCTGGGAAACTATTCCTTGAATCTAGTCCTTCTTCCTGGGTATATGCGCCAGTTTTAAATTATCTGAGAGGTTATGAACTTGACAATGACAAAAATTGTATCATCGTCAGAGGAAAGCGAAGGAAAGATGATTATTGTCGTCCAATTTCAAATTGCACATCCTTATGTTCAGGCATGACATCAATTGAAGAATTTGATATGTTGGATTCAAAAACATTCTTGGAATATTATGCGTATACAGGTCGGCCAGTGATAGTCCGCGATGTTGCAAGAAATTGGACTGCAatgaaaacattttcttttgaattctttcGTGATTTGTATATAGATCTCAAAAG tccAATTTTATATGGAGATGATTGCCAATTTTTTGCTTGGGGCTCAGAATTTCGTAATTTATATCATGCCCTATTGATGCCAAAGTCGAGATATAATTTGGTCGGAAATTATACACCATGGTACTTTGGGTGGGCCAATTGTGATGAAGATGCAATTACTCAGCTTCGAAATCTTTATCAAAAACCTAATTTTTTACCAGAGTTTTCTAGATATGGAAAAAAGGACTGGTTCTTCATTGGAAGTCCTGGCTATGGTGCACCATTGCATCTCGATAATGTTGGACTTCCCTCTTGGCAAGCACAA ATATCTGGTATGAAAAAATGGTTTCTTAAACCCCCACCAGAATGTGCAAAGGACTGTTGTACTGAATATACTGCTGTTCAAAAGCCAGgtgatatactttttattgacACGAATACATGGTATCATGGAACAGAGGTATTAGACGGAGAAGTGTCCATAACAGTTACAAATGAGTACGactaa